A region from the Clavibacter sp. A6099 genome encodes:
- the arfA gene encoding arabinosylfuranosidase ArfA: MTRARITIDRDFTIGDVPRRLFGSFVEHMGRCVYSGIYEPGHPTATPEGYRQDVLDLTKELGATVVRYPGGNFVSGYDWEDGVGPVGDRPRRLDGAWHTVETNAFGLHEFVGWSKAAGVEVMEAINLGTRGVDAARSLVEYANHPGGSKYSDMRRRNGAEEPFDIKLWCLGNEMDGPWQIGHKTPDEYGRLAQEAGKAMRLVDPSIELVACGSSNSGMPTFGQWEQTVLGHTYDVVDYVSLHAYYYEHEGDVRSFLASSVDMDFFIESVVATADATGARLKDRKRIDLSFDEWNVWYQRGLDGEDQPHRIEKAGWREHPRVIEDEYSVTDAVVVGTLLNSLLRHGDRVKIANQAQLVNVIAPIRSEEGGPAWRQSIFWPFARMAQLATGRILQVEVDSDRYDNDRFGTADVVDVSATWDDEAGTVSLFLANRGLEEDASTEVALRGLDAGRILRAEVLRVPDGGDRHASNTLESGEQVGLVPLEGVHAEGGRLTLTLPALSWAVVVLDVTRS, translated from the coding sequence ATGACGCGCGCCCGCATCACCATCGACCGCGACTTCACCATCGGCGACGTGCCCCGCCGGCTCTTCGGCTCGTTCGTCGAGCACATGGGACGGTGCGTCTACAGCGGCATCTACGAGCCGGGCCATCCCACCGCGACGCCCGAGGGCTACCGGCAGGACGTGCTCGACCTCACCAAGGAGCTCGGCGCGACCGTCGTGCGCTACCCCGGCGGCAACTTCGTCTCGGGCTACGACTGGGAGGACGGCGTCGGCCCGGTCGGGGATCGGCCCCGCCGCCTCGACGGCGCCTGGCACACCGTGGAGACGAACGCGTTCGGCCTGCACGAGTTCGTGGGCTGGTCGAAGGCCGCGGGCGTCGAGGTGATGGAGGCCATCAACCTCGGCACGCGCGGCGTCGACGCGGCGCGCTCGCTGGTGGAGTACGCGAACCACCCCGGCGGATCGAAGTACTCCGACATGCGCCGCAGGAACGGCGCAGAGGAGCCCTTCGACATCAAGCTCTGGTGCCTCGGCAACGAGATGGACGGGCCGTGGCAGATCGGGCACAAGACGCCCGACGAGTACGGCCGCCTCGCGCAGGAGGCCGGCAAGGCCATGCGGCTGGTGGATCCGAGCATCGAGCTGGTCGCGTGCGGCAGCTCCAACTCGGGCATGCCGACGTTCGGCCAGTGGGAGCAGACCGTGCTCGGCCACACGTACGACGTCGTCGACTACGTCTCGCTGCACGCCTACTACTACGAGCACGAGGGCGACGTGCGGAGCTTCCTCGCGAGCAGCGTGGACATGGACTTCTTCATCGAGTCGGTCGTCGCGACCGCGGACGCGACCGGCGCGCGCCTGAAGGACCGCAAGCGCATCGACCTCTCGTTCGACGAGTGGAACGTCTGGTACCAGCGCGGGCTCGACGGCGAGGACCAGCCGCACCGCATAGAGAAGGCGGGCTGGCGCGAGCACCCGCGGGTCATCGAGGACGAGTACAGCGTCACCGACGCGGTGGTCGTCGGCACGCTGCTCAACTCGCTGCTGCGGCACGGCGACCGGGTGAAGATCGCGAACCAGGCGCAGCTCGTCAACGTGATCGCGCCGATCCGCAGCGAGGAGGGCGGGCCCGCCTGGCGCCAGTCGATCTTCTGGCCGTTCGCCCGCATGGCGCAGCTCGCGACGGGTCGGATCCTCCAGGTCGAGGTCGACAGCGACCGCTACGACAACGACCGGTTCGGCACGGCCGACGTGGTCGACGTGAGCGCGACCTGGGACGACGAGGCCGGCACCGTGTCGCTCTTCCTCGCCAACCGCGGGCTCGAGGAGGATGCGTCGACCGAGGTCGCGCTGCGCGGGCTCGACGCCGGGCGGATCCTCCGCGCCGAGGTCCTGCGCGTGCCCGACGGCGGCGACCGGCACGCGAGCAACACGCTGGAGTCGGGCGAGCAGGTCGGCCTCGTGCCGCTCGAGGGCGTGCACGCCGAGGGCGGGCGCCTCACGCTCACGCTCCCGGCGCTGTCCTGGGCGGTCGTGGTGCTGGACGTGACCCGGAGCTGA
- a CDS encoding aldo/keto reductase, which yields MEQRSLGRTHRNVSVIGLGTWQLGGDWGDVAEDDALAVLDAAADAGITFFDTADVYGDGRSETIIGSWLRAHPDAGVTVATKMGRRDAQDPANFTLDRFREWTDRSRRNLGVDTLDLVQLHCPPTPVFSSDRVYDALDELVADGAIASYGVSVETTDEALLAIARPGVASVQIILNAFRLKPLDRVLPAAVEAGVGIIARVPLASGLLSGRYTADTTFAETDHRNFNRGGAAFDVGETFSGVDYDDGVAAAREFAAAAHEAAPDLTPAQVALAWIVQREGVSAVIPGARNAEQARANAQAGDAPALGEVFERQVADVYDRYFRAAVHPRW from the coding sequence ATGGAGCAGAGAAGCCTCGGCAGGACCCATCGGAACGTCTCGGTCATCGGACTCGGGACCTGGCAGCTCGGCGGGGACTGGGGTGACGTGGCCGAGGACGACGCGCTCGCGGTGCTCGACGCCGCGGCCGACGCCGGCATCACCTTCTTCGACACGGCCGACGTCTACGGCGACGGCCGCAGCGAGACGATCATCGGGTCCTGGCTGCGCGCGCACCCCGACGCCGGCGTCACGGTCGCCACCAAGATGGGCCGCCGCGACGCGCAGGACCCCGCGAACTTCACCCTCGACCGCTTCCGCGAGTGGACCGACCGCTCCCGCAGGAACCTCGGCGTCGACACGCTCGACCTCGTGCAGCTGCACTGCCCGCCCACGCCCGTCTTCTCGAGCGACCGCGTCTACGACGCCCTCGACGAGCTCGTCGCCGATGGGGCCATCGCCTCCTACGGCGTGAGCGTCGAGACGACCGACGAGGCCCTCCTCGCCATCGCGCGCCCCGGCGTCGCGAGCGTCCAGATCATCCTCAACGCGTTCCGCCTCAAGCCGCTCGACCGCGTGCTGCCGGCCGCCGTCGAGGCAGGGGTCGGGATCATCGCCCGCGTGCCGCTCGCCTCCGGCCTCCTCAGCGGCCGCTACACCGCGGACACGACCTTCGCCGAGACCGACCACCGCAACTTCAACCGCGGCGGCGCGGCGTTCGACGTGGGGGAGACCTTCTCGGGCGTCGACTACGACGACGGCGTCGCCGCGGCCCGCGAGTTCGCGGCCGCCGCGCACGAGGCAGCGCCCGACCTCACGCCCGCCCAGGTGGCGCTCGCCTGGATCGTGCAGCGCGAGGGCGTCTCCGCGGTGATCCCCGGCGCCCGCAACGCGGAGCAGGCCCGGGCGAACGCGCAGGCCGGCGACGCCCCCGCGCTCGGCGAGGTCTTCGAGCGCCAGGTCGCGGACGTCTACGACCGGTACTTCCGCGCCGCGGTCCACCCGCGCTGGTAG
- a CDS encoding MFS transporter — protein sequence MSTYGSLLKTRGVGRIIAAQLVARFPGGMLSLAFLMHVERIHESYGAAGLVLAATSIGQAVAGPLTSRWMGVWGMRPVLILTSVVCTVAVVAVALGDESTSVPVFMVLGLVAGLANPPVQPAVRTIYPKMVNSKQLTPLFSLDASAQEIIWVLGPVIATFLAIQVDTSAGILVAAAFLVGGGAWFISSPELGRVRIPRSKRRFGVVLGRPPVLLSTVVGFLLIAACAAIEAGVVAVFGHGGPEAGFVLAIFAVGSLIGGLSLGHIPISPWAMARRMAIILVGTAVAAVSMNVVWLSVFLFLAGVGIAPALAVLFAVVSSSVRFSDTAEAYGWVGTGQLIGAALGSAAAGFVIDAQGAQGAFVVAAALLAVGAAIAAVFHRHSPDLRGRDAGPIPDTEPVPVMT from the coding sequence GTGAGCACGTACGGAAGCCTCCTCAAGACCCGCGGCGTGGGCCGGATCATCGCCGCCCAGCTCGTGGCGCGCTTCCCGGGCGGCATGCTCTCGCTGGCGTTCCTCATGCACGTCGAGCGGATCCACGAGTCGTACGGCGCCGCGGGCCTCGTGCTCGCCGCGACGAGCATCGGCCAGGCCGTCGCGGGCCCCCTCACCAGCCGCTGGATGGGCGTGTGGGGCATGCGACCGGTGCTCATCCTCACGTCGGTCGTCTGCACGGTCGCCGTCGTCGCGGTGGCGCTCGGCGACGAGAGCACGTCCGTCCCCGTGTTCATGGTGCTCGGGCTCGTCGCGGGTCTCGCCAACCCGCCGGTCCAGCCGGCGGTCCGCACCATCTACCCGAAGATGGTCAACTCCAAGCAGCTCACGCCCCTCTTCTCCCTCGACGCGTCGGCGCAGGAGATCATCTGGGTGCTCGGCCCCGTCATCGCGACGTTCCTCGCCATCCAGGTGGACACGAGCGCCGGGATCCTCGTGGCGGCCGCCTTCCTCGTCGGCGGCGGCGCGTGGTTCATCTCCTCCCCCGAGCTCGGCCGGGTCCGCATCCCGCGCAGCAAGCGCCGCTTCGGCGTGGTCCTGGGGCGGCCGCCCGTGCTCCTCAGCACCGTCGTCGGCTTCCTGCTCATCGCGGCGTGCGCCGCCATCGAGGCGGGCGTCGTCGCCGTGTTCGGGCACGGCGGCCCCGAGGCCGGCTTCGTCCTCGCGATCTTCGCGGTCGGCTCGCTCATCGGCGGCCTCTCGCTCGGCCACATCCCCATCAGCCCGTGGGCCATGGCCAGGCGCATGGCGATCATCCTCGTCGGCACGGCGGTCGCGGCCGTCTCGATGAACGTCGTCTGGCTGTCGGTCTTCCTCTTCCTCGCGGGCGTCGGCATCGCGCCGGCGCTGGCCGTGCTGTTCGCCGTGGTCTCGTCGTCGGTCCGCTTCAGCGACACCGCGGAGGCGTACGGCTGGGTCGGCACCGGGCAGCTCATCGGGGCCGCGCTCGGATCCGCCGCGGCCGGCTTCGTCATCGACGCCCAGGGCGCGCAGGGCGCGTTCGTCGTCGCGGCGGCGCTGCTCGCGGTCGGCGCGGCCATCGCCGCCGTCTTCCACCGGCACAGCCCGGACCTCCGCGGCCGCGACGCCGGACCCATCCCGGACACGGAGCCCGTCCCGGTCATGACCTGA
- a CDS encoding ribonucleoside-diphosphate reductase subunit alpha yields the protein MSITVVKRDGTREPYDANRINLAIEDATQGLDENIGWVTQIASELEITLFDGITTQQLDEAVIQVALQNVKDDPAFDTVAARLLLKTIYKRVLGDYSSPEELKRLHAEHFARNIQRGVDEMLLDSRLVQLFDLERLAQALEPAHDELLKYIGVVTLNNRYGIKGRNGDALEVPQYFWMRIAMGLTLNEQNPTETAIAFYEKMSKLEYLAAGSTLVNAGTIYPQLANCFVMEMQDDIEHIAKTTRDVMWLTKGTGGIGLSVSKLRAQGSPIRSNNTTSTGPIPFMHTIDSVLRAVSRGGKKFGALCFYMENWHLDFPEFLDLRQNSGDPYRRTRTANTAVWISDEFMKRVQNDDDWYLFDPLEVSDLNELYGKAFSERYAFYVGEAEAGRIRMFKRIKAREQFKSILISLQTTSHPWLTWKDTINNRALNNNTGTIHLSNLCTEITLPQDEDNVSVCNLASINLSQHFADGKVDFAKIEQSARLAVRQLDNLIDITRSSVKEADFSNQQNRAVGLGVMGFTDIVEKLGFSYESEESYDLIDEIMEHVSYAAIDESADLAKERGAYPNFEGSRWSEGLVPLDSIALMEADRGVPVKVNRTTRLDWDALRAKVKGGMRNATLMAIAPTASIGLVAGTTPGLDPQFSQIFSRSTSSGKFLEVNRNLVKDLQELGIWETVRENILRSQGDIQNIAAIPDHVKATYRTSFQLSPYAFLEVAARAQKWIDQAISRNMYLETRDLGDMMDIYFAGWERGVKTTYYLHMKPRHTAEQSTVKVDKSQDADGTKRKGFGGFGGGAPAVAPAAAPASTATAEAPAPQSAPSPRKGFGFGGVGGAR from the coding sequence GTGTCCATCACCGTAGTGAAGCGCGACGGCACGCGGGAGCCGTACGACGCGAACCGCATCAACCTGGCCATCGAGGACGCGACGCAGGGCCTCGACGAGAACATCGGCTGGGTCACGCAGATCGCGTCCGAGCTGGAGATCACCCTCTTCGACGGGATCACCACGCAGCAGCTGGATGAGGCCGTCATCCAGGTCGCGCTCCAGAACGTGAAGGACGACCCGGCGTTCGACACCGTCGCCGCGCGCCTGCTCCTCAAGACCATCTACAAGCGCGTCCTCGGCGACTACTCGTCGCCCGAGGAGCTCAAGCGCCTCCACGCGGAGCACTTCGCCCGCAACATCCAGCGCGGCGTCGACGAGATGCTCCTCGACTCCCGCCTCGTGCAGCTGTTCGACCTGGAGCGCCTCGCCCAGGCCCTCGAGCCCGCGCACGACGAGCTGCTCAAGTACATCGGCGTCGTCACGCTGAACAACCGCTACGGCATCAAGGGCCGCAACGGCGACGCCCTCGAGGTGCCCCAGTACTTCTGGATGCGCATCGCGATGGGCCTCACGCTCAACGAGCAGAACCCCACCGAGACGGCCATCGCCTTCTACGAGAAGATGTCGAAGCTCGAGTACCTCGCGGCCGGCTCCACCCTCGTCAACGCGGGCACCATCTACCCGCAGCTCGCGAACTGCTTCGTCATGGAGATGCAGGACGACATCGAGCACATCGCGAAGACCACGCGCGACGTCATGTGGCTCACCAAGGGCACGGGCGGCATCGGCCTCTCCGTCTCCAAGCTGCGCGCGCAGGGCTCGCCCATCCGCTCGAACAACACCACCTCCACGGGCCCGATCCCGTTCATGCACACCATCGACTCGGTGCTCCGCGCCGTCAGCCGCGGCGGCAAGAAGTTCGGCGCCCTGTGCTTCTACATGGAGAACTGGCACCTCGACTTCCCCGAGTTCCTCGACCTGCGCCAGAACTCGGGCGACCCGTACCGCCGCACCCGCACCGCCAACACGGCCGTGTGGATCAGCGACGAGTTCATGAAGCGCGTGCAGAACGACGACGACTGGTACCTCTTCGACCCGCTGGAGGTCTCCGACCTCAACGAGCTGTACGGCAAGGCCTTCTCGGAGCGCTACGCGTTCTACGTCGGCGAGGCCGAGGCCGGTCGCATCCGGATGTTCAAGCGCATCAAGGCGCGCGAGCAGTTCAAGTCGATCCTCATCTCGCTCCAGACCACCAGCCACCCGTGGCTCACCTGGAAGGACACGATCAACAACCGCGCCCTGAACAACAACACGGGCACGATCCACCTCTCGAACCTCTGCACCGAGATCACGCTGCCGCAGGACGAGGACAACGTCTCCGTCTGCAACCTGGCGTCGATCAACCTGTCGCAGCACTTCGCCGACGGCAAGGTCGACTTCGCGAAGATCGAGCAGAGCGCGCGCCTCGCGGTGCGCCAGCTCGACAACCTCATCGACATCACGCGCTCCAGCGTGAAGGAGGCGGACTTCTCCAACCAGCAGAACCGCGCGGTGGGCCTCGGCGTCATGGGCTTCACCGACATCGTGGAGAAGCTCGGCTTCTCGTACGAGTCGGAGGAGTCGTACGACCTGATCGACGAGATCATGGAGCACGTCTCCTACGCGGCCATCGACGAGTCGGCGGATCTCGCGAAGGAGCGCGGCGCGTACCCGAACTTCGAGGGCTCCCGCTGGTCGGAGGGCCTCGTGCCGCTCGACTCGATCGCGCTCATGGAGGCGGACCGCGGCGTGCCCGTCAAGGTCAACCGCACCACGCGCCTCGACTGGGACGCGCTGCGCGCCAAGGTCAAGGGCGGCATGCGCAACGCGACGCTCATGGCGATCGCGCCCACCGCCTCCATCGGCCTCGTCGCCGGCACCACGCCCGGCCTCGACCCGCAGTTCTCGCAGATCTTCAGCCGCTCCACCTCCTCGGGCAAGTTCCTCGAGGTCAACCGGAACCTGGTGAAGGACCTCCAGGAGCTCGGCATCTGGGAGACCGTGCGCGAGAACATCCTGCGCAGCCAGGGCGACATCCAGAACATCGCCGCCATCCCCGACCACGTCAAGGCCACGTACCGCACGAGCTTCCAGCTCTCGCCGTACGCGTTCCTCGAGGTCGCGGCGCGCGCGCAGAAGTGGATCGACCAGGCCATCAGCCGCAACATGTACCTCGAGACGCGCGACCTCGGCGACATGATGGACATCTACTTCGCCGGCTGGGAGCGCGGGGTCAAGACCACGTACTACCTGCACATGAAGCCGCGTCACACGGCCGAGCAGTCGACCGTGAAGGTCGACAAGTCGCAGGACGCCGACGGCACCAAGCGCAAGGGCTTCGGCGGATTCGGCGGCGGCGCACCCGCTGTCGCGCCCGCGGCGGCTCCCGCATCCACCGCGACCGCGGAGGCCCCGGCCCCGCAGTCCGCCCCGTCGCCCCGCAAGGGCTTCGGCTTCGGCGGAGTGGGAGGTGCACGCTGA
- a CDS encoding carbohydrate ABC transporter permease encodes MTTATRPAFSSGTLARRPATGAVARQGRTGTPRFAPSRIAALLILIVLAAAWLLPFLWAVLTSFKSETDAAAFPVTILPAGGFTLDAYASVLNGGTIPLWTWNSLLTSTVITVVAVVFSALAGYALSRIDFRGRKLLMGAIVASIIIPPQILIVPLFYQMLSFNLVDTLWAVILPQIVQPAMVFILKAFFDQIPIELEDAARVDGAGRVRVFLQIVMPLSRPILSAVAIFVFIGAWNNFLWPFIATNDATLMTLPVGLQTVKNAYGIQYAQNMASAVLAALPLILVFLFFQRQIIKGISTTGFGGQ; translated from the coding sequence CGCCTTCTCCTCCGGCACGCTCGCCCGGAGGCCCGCGACCGGCGCCGTCGCCCGCCAGGGCCGCACGGGGACGCCGCGGTTCGCCCCGTCGCGGATCGCCGCGCTACTGATCCTCATCGTGCTCGCCGCCGCGTGGCTGCTGCCGTTCCTCTGGGCGGTGCTCACGTCGTTCAAGTCGGAGACGGACGCCGCGGCCTTCCCGGTGACGATCCTCCCGGCCGGCGGCTTCACGCTCGACGCCTACGCGTCGGTGCTGAACGGCGGCACCATCCCGCTGTGGACGTGGAACAGCCTGCTGACGAGCACGGTGATCACCGTGGTCGCGGTCGTGTTCTCGGCCCTCGCCGGCTACGCGCTCAGCCGCATCGACTTCCGCGGCCGCAAGCTGCTGATGGGCGCGATCGTCGCGTCGATCATCATCCCGCCGCAGATCCTCATCGTCCCGCTCTTCTACCAGATGCTGTCGTTCAACCTGGTGGACACCCTCTGGGCCGTGATCCTGCCGCAGATCGTGCAGCCGGCCATGGTGTTCATCCTGAAGGCGTTCTTCGACCAGATCCCGATCGAGCTGGAGGACGCCGCGCGCGTCGACGGCGCGGGACGCGTGCGCGTGTTCCTGCAGATCGTGATGCCGCTGTCGCGCCCCATCCTCTCGGCGGTCGCGATCTTCGTCTTCATCGGCGCGTGGAACAACTTCCTCTGGCCCTTCATCGCCACGAACGACGCCACGCTCATGACCCTGCCGGTCGGCCTGCAGACCGTGAAGAACGCCTACGGGATCCAGTACGCGCAGAACATGGCGTCGGCCGTGCTCGCCGCGCTGCCGCTGATCCTGGTGTTCCTCTTCTTCCAGCGCCAGATCATCAAGGGCATCTCGACCACCGGCTTCGGCGGGCAGTGA
- a CDS encoding S1C family serine protease, with translation MNETPQEPTGRPDEAPTDDTRSTDAAPAAAETAQPAWPAPAGPAADGPAAPDAPRAHAAPAAPAAWTAPTDAHATAGPAVGAGAPTAQQPTAQQPTAQQPTAAYATAMPAGGHPSGSPWPAPATDAFGRPLHVDAAGNPVPPKRMRRGLRTGLIAGASALALLLSFGSGTAVGFMADLGRSSSQAGSTQIQDPGSFTPGQGFGRGTTTLPGQGSGSGSGSGSGTQSGTGKGTSVTSPEATTAQKAGVVTIDSALTYENAAGAGTGIILSSDGTILTNNHVVSGATSIRVTVESTGKAYVGKVVGTDATHDVAVLKLEGASGLTPAKLDTDGAQVGEAVTGVGNAGGTGTLTAATGQVTALGQTITTQSEGTAAGETLTDLIQTDAAIVSGDSGGPLVDADGEVVGIDTAASSGSEQIAGFAIPIDKAVSIAKQIESGVESGTVKIGYPAFLGVLLANGQGTVAGAPVQGVVDGSGAAKAGLAQGDVVTSVDGKAVASASELSTAISAHKPGESVKLGWTTAAGAEKTGTVTLTEGPVS, from the coding sequence ATGAACGAGACACCCCAGGAGCCGACCGGACGTCCGGACGAGGCCCCCACCGACGACACCCGCTCGACCGATGCCGCCCCGGCCGCGGCCGAGACCGCGCAGCCCGCCTGGCCGGCGCCTGCCGGTCCCGCGGCCGACGGTCCCGCAGCGCCCGACGCGCCCCGAGCACACGCCGCGCCCGCGGCCCCCGCGGCGTGGACCGCCCCGACCGACGCGCACGCCACCGCGGGCCCCGCGGTCGGCGCCGGCGCCCCCACCGCGCAGCAGCCGACGGCGCAGCAGCCCACCGCCCAGCAGCCCACCGCCGCCTACGCCACCGCGATGCCCGCCGGGGGCCACCCCTCGGGATCCCCGTGGCCCGCCCCCGCCACCGATGCCTTCGGCCGCCCCCTCCACGTCGACGCGGCCGGGAACCCCGTCCCGCCCAAGCGCATGCGCCGCGGCCTCCGCACGGGCCTCATCGCCGGGGCGTCCGCCCTCGCGCTCCTCCTCTCCTTCGGCAGCGGCACGGCCGTGGGCTTCATGGCCGACCTCGGTCGCTCGAGCTCGCAGGCCGGGAGCACGCAGATCCAGGACCCGGGCTCCTTCACGCCCGGCCAGGGCTTCGGCCGCGGCACGACCACGCTGCCCGGGCAGGGCTCCGGCAGCGGCTCCGGATCGGGATCCGGCACGCAGTCCGGCACCGGGAAGGGCACCTCGGTCACCTCCCCCGAGGCGACCACCGCGCAGAAGGCCGGCGTGGTCACGATCGACTCCGCGCTCACCTACGAGAACGCGGCCGGCGCGGGCACGGGCATCATCCTGTCGTCCGACGGCACGATCCTCACGAACAACCACGTCGTCAGCGGTGCCACCAGCATCCGCGTCACGGTCGAGTCGACCGGCAAGGCCTACGTCGGGAAGGTCGTCGGCACCGACGCCACGCACGACGTCGCCGTCCTCAAGCTCGAGGGCGCGTCGGGCCTCACGCCGGCGAAGCTCGACACCGACGGCGCCCAGGTCGGCGAGGCCGTCACGGGCGTCGGCAACGCGGGGGGCACGGGCACGCTCACCGCGGCGACCGGCCAGGTCACGGCGCTCGGCCAGACCATCACGACGCAGTCCGAGGGCACGGCCGCGGGCGAGACGCTCACCGACCTGATCCAGACGGACGCGGCGATCGTCTCCGGCGACTCCGGCGGGCCGCTCGTGGACGCGGATGGCGAGGTCGTCGGCATCGACACCGCGGCCTCCTCGGGCTCCGAGCAGATCGCCGGGTTCGCCATCCCGATCGACAAGGCCGTGTCCATCGCGAAGCAGATCGAGAGCGGCGTCGAGTCCGGCACCGTCAAGATCGGCTACCCGGCGTTCCTCGGCGTGCTGCTCGCGAACGGGCAGGGCACCGTGGCGGGCGCGCCCGTGCAGGGCGTCGTCGACGGATCCGGCGCCGCGAAGGCGGGACTCGCCCAGGGCGACGTCGTCACCTCGGTCGACGGCAAGGCCGTCGCCTCGGCCTCCGAGCTCAGCACCGCGATCTCCGCGCACAAGCCCGGCGAGTCGGTGAAGCTCGGGTGGACCACCGCGGCCGGCGCCGAGAAGACCGGCACCGTCACCCTCACCGAGGGCCCCGTGAGCTGA